One genomic segment of Frankiales bacterium includes these proteins:
- a CDS encoding DUF3046 domain-containing protein gives MRLTEFWRRMEGVLGPAYARSWAADHVLAALGGRTVDEAIAGGEETVVVWRAVHAELGLHARER, from the coding sequence ATGCGGCTCACGGAGTTCTGGCGGCGGATGGAGGGGGTCCTCGGCCCCGCCTACGCCCGCTCCTGGGCGGCCGACCACGTGCTGGCGGCCCTGGGCGGCCGCACCGTCGACGAGGCGATCGCCGGCGGCGAGGAGACCGTCGTGGTCTGGCGCGCCGTGCACGCCGAGCTCGGCCTGCACGCGCGCGAGCGCTGA
- a CDS encoding DHA2 family efflux MFS transporter permease subunit: MTTQDPFVFDPDVEESRKHLRLILGALMLTMLLAALDQTIVSTALPVITSDLGGLNELSWVVTAYLLASTATTPIWGKISDLYGRKRMLQLSIVVFVVGSMLAGAAQNMGELIATRALQGVGGGGLMVLVMAVIADLIPPRERGRYAGLFGAVFGISSVVGPLLGGFFTQHLSWRWIFYINVPLGIAAFVVLGAVLHLPITHQRRKIDWMGSGLLVASVVSLLLVTVWGGHQYDWLSAQIVGLTVFGLAVGAWFVVHELRTEEPIVPMSLFRNKVFRVTSGIGFIVGFAMFGSIVYLSIYFQVVRGASPTEAGLMLLPLMVGVLLTSILSGQLITRLGRYKMFPVIGTALATVGLYLMSHMGVDTPFWFSALAMFVLGAGLGNVMQVLVLAVQNTVAPQEMGAATSGSTFFRSIGGSFGTAFFGAVWTARLATELSSSLPPGTGAGSGDITSSITNIQALPEPVQEIVLGAFARAMDTTFLVAVPFMAVAFVLALLLPEVRLRTHQDTAHALAEDAGVPMPSLD, translated from the coding sequence GTGACCACGCAAGACCCGTTCGTCTTCGACCCCGACGTCGAGGAGAGCCGCAAGCACCTGCGGCTGATCCTCGGCGCCCTCATGCTCACGATGCTGCTGGCCGCCCTGGACCAGACCATCGTCTCGACCGCGCTGCCCGTCATCACCAGCGACCTCGGCGGCCTCAACGAGCTCTCGTGGGTGGTGACGGCGTACCTGCTCGCCTCCACCGCGACCACGCCCATCTGGGGCAAGATCTCCGACCTCTACGGCCGCAAGCGCATGCTGCAGCTGTCGATCGTCGTGTTCGTCGTCGGCTCGATGCTCGCCGGCGCGGCCCAGAACATGGGCGAGCTGATCGCCACCCGCGCCCTGCAGGGCGTCGGCGGCGGTGGCCTCATGGTGCTGGTGATGGCGGTCATCGCCGACCTGATCCCGCCGCGCGAGCGCGGCCGCTACGCCGGCCTGTTCGGCGCGGTGTTCGGCATCTCCTCGGTGGTGGGGCCGCTGCTCGGCGGCTTCTTCACCCAGCACCTGTCGTGGCGCTGGATCTTCTACATCAACGTGCCGCTGGGCATCGCGGCGTTCGTCGTCCTCGGCGCGGTGCTGCACCTGCCGATCACCCACCAGCGCCGCAAGATCGACTGGATGGGCTCGGGCCTGCTCGTGGCCAGCGTCGTCTCGCTGCTGCTCGTGACCGTCTGGGGCGGGCACCAGTACGACTGGCTCTCCGCGCAGATCGTCGGCCTCACCGTGTTCGGCCTCGCCGTGGGCGCCTGGTTCGTGGTGCACGAGCTGCGCACCGAGGAGCCGATCGTCCCCATGTCGCTGTTCCGCAACAAGGTGTTCCGGGTGACCTCGGGCATCGGGTTCATCGTCGGGTTCGCGATGTTCGGCTCGATCGTCTACCTGTCCATCTACTTCCAGGTGGTGCGCGGCGCGTCGCCGACCGAGGCCGGCCTCATGCTGCTGCCGCTCATGGTGGGCGTGCTGCTGACCTCGATCCTGTCGGGCCAGCTCATCACCCGGCTGGGCCGCTACAAGATGTTCCCGGTCATCGGCACCGCGCTGGCCACGGTGGGCCTCTACCTCATGAGCCACATGGGGGTCGACACGCCGTTCTGGTTCTCCGCGCTGGCGATGTTCGTGCTCGGTGCGGGCCTCGGCAACGTGATGCAGGTGCTCGTCCTCGCGGTGCAGAACACCGTGGCACCGCAGGAGATGGGCGCGGCCACGAGCGGCTCGACCTTCTTCCGCTCGATCGGCGGCTCGTTCGGCACCGCGTTCTTCGGTGCCGTGTGGACGGCGCGGCTGGCCACCGAGCTCAGCTCGAGCCTGCCGCCGGGCACCGGCGCCGGGAGCGGCGACATCACGTCGTCGATCACCAACATCCAGGCGCTCCCCGAGCCCGTGCAGGAGATCGTGCTCGGCGCCTTCGCCCGCGCGATGGACACCACGTTCCTCGTGGCGGTGCCGTTCATGGCGGTGGCGTTCGTGCTCGCGCTGCTGCTGCCCGAGGTGCGCCTGCGCACCCACCAGGACACCGCGCACGCCCTCGCCGAGGACGCCGGCGTGCCGATGCCCTCGCTGGACTGA
- a CDS encoding MarR family transcriptional regulator, whose product MTQAISAAEAAGVRLPGLGDGRAPAPAGGRGDDVIDALMRVLTQLKRRSGDPETHARVFLLKHVDALAPVRATDVADHAGLDASTVSRHLRSLEDAGLVLRSPDPDDRRAALLEVSDAGREVLDHAARARSELFSRATDGWPDHDVADLSRLLDLLAQELETL is encoded by the coding sequence ATGACACAAGCAATTAGTGCGGCGGAGGCGGCCGGCGTCCGTCTCCCCGGCCTCGGGGACGGCCGCGCGCCCGCCCCGGCCGGGGGGCGCGGCGACGACGTCATCGACGCCCTGATGCGCGTGCTCACCCAGCTCAAGCGCCGCTCGGGCGACCCGGAGACCCACGCCCGCGTGTTCCTGCTCAAGCACGTCGACGCCCTCGCCCCGGTGCGGGCCACCGACGTCGCCGACCACGCGGGGCTCGACGCCTCCACGGTGAGCCGCCACCTGCGCAGCCTCGAGGACGCCGGACTCGTGCTGCGCTCCCCCGACCCCGACGACCGTCGGGCCGCCCTGCTCGAGGTGTCCGACGCCGGCCGCGAGGTGCTCGACCACGCCGCCCGCGCCCGCTCCGAGCTGTTCTCCCGCGCCACCGACGGGTGGCCGGACCACGACGTGGCGGACCTGTCCCGCCTGCTCGACCTCCTCGCCCAGGAACTGGAGACGCTGTGA
- the recA gene encoding recombinase RecA: MAASSDRKSPGGSGGSDREKALDTALAQIERQFGKGSVMRLGQEGRAPVEVIPTGSVALDVALGIGGLPRGRVIEIYGPESSGKTTLALHAIANAQRGGGIAAIIDAEHALDPEYAKALGVDIDALLVSQPDNGEQALEIADMLIRSGALSVIVIDSVAALVPRAEIEGEMGDSHVGLQARLMSQALRKLAGALNSSNTTAIFINQLREKIGVMFGSPETTTGGKALKLDASVRLDVRRIETLKDGTDAVGSRTRVKVVKNKMAPPFKQAEFDMIYGEGISREGGLIDMGVEHGFVRKSGAWYTYDGDQLGQGKENARQFLKDNPDLADELEVKIKAKLGIGAPLELPEVEAIVVPDHVPIDL, from the coding sequence ATGGCAGCCAGCTCCGACCGCAAGTCCCCCGGCGGCTCCGGCGGTTCCGACCGCGAGAAGGCGCTCGACACCGCGCTGGCCCAGATCGAGCGCCAGTTCGGCAAGGGGTCGGTCATGCGCCTCGGCCAGGAGGGCCGCGCCCCCGTCGAGGTCATCCCCACCGGCTCCGTCGCGCTCGACGTCGCCCTCGGCATCGGCGGCCTGCCGCGCGGGCGGGTCATCGAGATCTACGGCCCGGAGTCCTCCGGCAAGACCACGCTCGCCCTGCACGCGATCGCCAACGCCCAGCGCGGCGGGGGCATCGCGGCGATCATCGACGCCGAGCACGCGCTCGACCCCGAGTACGCCAAGGCGCTCGGCGTCGACATCGACGCGCTGCTGGTGAGCCAGCCCGACAACGGCGAGCAGGCGCTCGAGATCGCCGACATGCTCATCCGCTCCGGCGCGCTGAGCGTCATCGTCATCGACTCCGTCGCCGCGCTCGTGCCGCGAGCGGAGATCGAGGGCGAGATGGGCGACAGCCACGTCGGCCTCCAGGCCCGCCTCATGAGCCAGGCGCTGCGCAAGCTGGCCGGCGCGCTCAACAGCTCCAACACCACCGCGATCTTCATCAACCAGCTGCGCGAGAAGATCGGCGTGATGTTCGGCAGCCCCGAGACCACCACGGGCGGCAAGGCGCTGAAGCTCGACGCCTCGGTCCGGCTCGACGTCCGGCGCATCGAGACGCTCAAGGACGGCACCGACGCCGTGGGCAGCCGCACCCGCGTCAAGGTCGTGAAGAACAAGATGGCCCCGCCGTTCAAGCAGGCCGAGTTCGACATGATCTACGGCGAGGGCATCTCCCGCGAGGGCGGCCTCATCGACATGGGCGTCGAGCACGGCTTCGTCCGCAAGTCCGGTGCCTGGTACACCTACGACGGCGACCAGCTCGGCCAGGGCAAGGAGAACGCCCGGCAGTTCCTCAAGGACAACCCCGACCTCGCGGACGAGCTCGAGGTCAAGATCAAGGCCAAGCTCGGCATCGGCGCCCCGCTCGAGCTGCCCGAGGTCGAGGCGATCGTGGTCCCCGACCACGTCCCGATCGACCTGTAG
- a CDS encoding recombination regulator RecX — protein MSTARGPADGPTPGSSADAVPDADPRDVAREICLAQLASSPKSRAQLATVLRRRGTDPAVAAEVLDRLEDVRLLDDAAFAETVVHSRRAAGMSRRALGADLRAKGVSGEVVTETLDRLDPDAELASARALVARRLLATRALPVDVRVRRLVGMLARKGFPGGMSLRVVREALAGEAELDALERALLDDLDVDLSDAARLGE, from the coding sequence ATGAGCACCGCACGCGGCCCGGCCGACGGTCCCACCCCGGGATCGTCGGCCGATGCCGTCCCCGACGCCGATCCGCGCGACGTGGCGCGCGAGATCTGCCTGGCGCAGCTGGCGTCCTCGCCCAAGTCGCGCGCCCAGCTCGCCACCGTCCTGCGCCGCCGGGGCACCGATCCCGCCGTAGCGGCCGAGGTCCTCGACCGGCTCGAGGACGTCCGGCTCCTCGACGACGCCGCCTTCGCCGAGACGGTCGTGCACTCCCGCCGCGCGGCGGGCATGTCGCGGCGCGCGCTCGGCGCCGACCTGCGGGCCAAGGGCGTCTCCGGGGAGGTCGTCACCGAGACCCTCGACCGGCTCGACCCGGACGCCGAGCTCGCCAGCGCCCGGGCGCTGGTCGCCAGGCGGCTGCTCGCCACCCGGGCGCTCCCTGTGGACGTCCGCGTGCGACGGCTGGTCGGGATGCTCGCGCGCAAGGGGTTCCCCGGCGGGATGTCGCTGCGCGTCGTGCGCGAGGCCCTGGCCGGCGAGGCGGAGCTCGACGCGCTCGAGCGCGCCCTGCTCGACGACCTCGACGTCGACCTCAGCGACGCCGCGCGCCTGGGGGAGTGA
- a CDS encoding MarR family transcriptional regulator — protein sequence MCAAHAIPFGDDEPPRPRGREHRMSVARTRRASLAPGEQPSPVVRAPLPDHLVDALDRAFRRLRRTMIKPPAGMVPVPALGRQLEFPKIAACDAIAELAGRSGSVAVKDVATALGLEHSTVSRLLSEIEEDGLLVRSADPDDRRRTIVTLTELGEAVVSDATTMTRFFTRTLLTDWPEHDVEQLTRLLGRLADTVQERLADLPQLALDELRRAHGLPPESLTDLACGTGD from the coding sequence ATGTGTGCTGCACATGCAATTCCGTTCGGCGACGACGAGCCGCCACGACCACGCGGGAGGGAGCACCGCATGAGCGTCGCGCGCACGCGCAGAGCCAGTCTCGCACCCGGGGAGCAGCCGTCTCCCGTCGTGCGCGCCCCGCTGCCCGACCACCTCGTGGACGCCCTCGACCGCGCGTTCCGCCGGCTGCGCCGCACGATGATCAAGCCGCCGGCCGGGATGGTGCCGGTGCCCGCCCTCGGGCGCCAGCTGGAGTTCCCCAAGATCGCCGCGTGCGACGCGATCGCCGAGCTCGCCGGCCGCTCGGGCTCCGTGGCGGTCAAGGACGTCGCGACGGCGCTGGGCCTCGAGCACTCCACGGTGAGCCGGCTGCTCTCCGAGATCGAGGAGGACGGGCTGCTCGTGCGCAGCGCGGACCCGGACGACCGCCGGCGCACCATCGTCACCCTCACCGAGCTCGGCGAGGCGGTGGTGAGCGACGCCACGACCATGACCCGGTTCTTCACCCGCACGCTGCTCACCGACTGGCCCGAGCACGACGTGGAGCAGCTCACCCGGCTGCTCGGCCGCCTGGCCGACACCGTGCAGGAGCGGCTGGCGGACCTGCCCCAGCTCGCGCTCGACGAGCTGCGCCGCGCGCACGGCCTGCCGCCCGAGTCGCTGACCGACCTCGCCTGCGGCACGGGGGACTGA